A section of the Saccharopolyspora gregorii genome encodes:
- a CDS encoding phytoene desaturase family protein → MNRETMIIIGGGLGGLSTGCYAQMNGYRSRIFEMHEIPGGCCTAWDKGDFTFDICVSWLLGNGPGNEMHQIWLELGALQGKEMRHFDVFNVVRARDGRAVYFYSDPDRLQAHLTELSPADARLIRHFCNGLRKFRKAITVYPFLKPVGLMGRFERWRMLASFLPYLNVIRTSITTLMTDYSAKFRDPLLREAFNFILYEKHPAFPVLPFYFQLASHANRSAGVPEGGSQGLSDSIEQRYHRLGGRITYNAKVVEVLVEDDRAVGVRLSDGSEHRADIVVSACDGRTTTMELLGGRYLSDDHRRLYEKTIDEPGMIFPGYFALFLGLDRPFPEVDPCTTHLLDEDVASKLIGLRHPSINVQFRSEHYPELAPPGGAVVYATYFCDIEPWRALSTGPEQRTRVRHGTEVHTLPVRRGTAYYAAKRQVKDALVDHLDTCHPGLRDAVVTRDISTPLTQVRYTGNYDGTVLGWQPFVDGGEDMEEAIKKHGPRLPGLANFYLSGVWATTGGLIRAVGAGRQVMHFVCRDDAKEFTAHIDESAPPPTHRVIPVGPDVPRQAAAAEPAPKRGA, encoded by the coding sequence GTGAACCGCGAAACGATGATCATCATCGGTGGTGGGCTGGGCGGGTTGTCCACCGGCTGCTACGCCCAGATGAACGGCTACCGCTCGCGGATCTTCGAGATGCACGAGATCCCCGGCGGCTGTTGCACCGCGTGGGACAAGGGCGACTTCACCTTCGACATCTGCGTGAGCTGGCTGCTCGGCAACGGGCCCGGCAACGAGATGCACCAGATCTGGCTGGAGCTCGGCGCCTTGCAGGGCAAGGAGATGCGGCACTTCGACGTGTTCAACGTGGTGCGTGCGCGGGACGGGCGGGCGGTGTACTTCTACTCCGACCCGGACCGGCTGCAGGCGCACCTCACCGAGCTGTCGCCCGCGGACGCGCGGCTGATCCGGCACTTCTGCAACGGCCTGCGCAAGTTCCGGAAGGCGATCACGGTCTACCCGTTCCTCAAGCCGGTCGGGCTGATGGGCCGGTTCGAGCGCTGGCGGATGCTGGCCTCGTTCCTGCCGTACCTCAACGTCATCCGCACCTCCATCACCACCCTGATGACGGACTACTCGGCGAAGTTCCGGGACCCGCTGCTGCGGGAGGCGTTCAACTTCATCCTCTACGAGAAGCACCCGGCGTTCCCGGTGCTGCCGTTCTACTTCCAGCTCGCCTCGCACGCGAACCGCTCGGCCGGGGTGCCTGAAGGCGGCTCGCAGGGGCTGTCGGACTCCATCGAGCAGCGCTACCACCGGCTCGGTGGCCGGATCACCTACAACGCCAAGGTCGTCGAGGTGCTGGTGGAGGACGACCGCGCGGTCGGGGTGCGGCTCAGCGACGGCAGCGAACACCGCGCCGACATCGTCGTGTCCGCCTGCGACGGGCGCACCACCACGATGGAACTGCTCGGCGGCCGGTACCTCTCCGACGACCACCGGCGGCTCTACGAGAAGACCATCGACGAGCCCGGCATGATCTTCCCGGGGTACTTCGCGCTGTTCCTCGGCCTGGACCGGCCGTTCCCCGAAGTCGATCCCTGCACCACGCACCTGCTCGACGAGGACGTGGCGTCGAAGCTGATCGGGCTGCGCCACCCGAGCATCAACGTGCAGTTCCGCAGCGAGCACTACCCGGAGCTGGCCCCGCCGGGCGGCGCGGTCGTGTACGCCACCTACTTCTGCGACATCGAACCGTGGCGGGCGCTGAGCACCGGGCCGGAACAACGGACCCGGGTCCGGCACGGCACCGAGGTGCACACCCTCCCGGTGCGCCGCGGCACCGCGTACTACGCGGCGAAGCGCCAGGTGAAGGACGCGCTGGTCGACCACCTCGACACCTGCCACCCCGGGCTGCGGGACGCCGTGGTCACCCGCGACATCTCCACCCCGCTCACCCAGGTCCGCTACACCGGCAACTACGACGGCACCGTCCTCGGCTGGCAGCCGTTCGTGGACGGGGGCGAGGACATGGAGGAGGCGATCAAGAAGCACGGGCCGCGGCTGCCCGGGCTGGCGAACTTCTACCTGTCCGGGGTGTGGGCCACGACCGGCGGCCTCATCCGGGCCGTCGGCGCGGGCAGGCAGGTCATGCACTTCGTGTGCCGCGACGACGCCAAGGAGTTCACCGCGCACATCGACGAATCCGCACCACCGCCCACCCACCGGGTCATCCCGGTAGGACCGGACGTCCCCCGGCAGGCCGCGGCGGCCGAGCCGGCCCCGAAGCGAGGAGCCTGA
- a CDS encoding non-ribosomal peptide synthetase/type I polyketide synthase has protein sequence MGTESSTPPHEDKIAIIGIGCRLPGGASTPAAFWRNLAAGRDCLTPTPPDRYDIGTLRSGDPAKAGRLVGGRGGYVDGFDEFDPAFFGISPREAAHMDPQQRKLLEVTWEALEDGGQRPADLAGTDVGVFIGAFTLDYKILQFGDLDFGTLAAHTATGTMMTMVSNRISHCFDFRGPSVSIDTACSSSLVSAHLACRSLRSGESELAVVGGTSLQLAPQYTISETRGGFLSPEGLSRTFDAAADGYVRSEGVAAVVLKRLADAERDGDPIYALITGSGVNQDGRTGGITVPDGDRQAELVERVCAEAGLLPGDLQYVEAHGTSTAVGDPIEANALGRALAHGHRDGDERYVGSVKTNIGHTEAAAGVVGLIKVALAVRAGRIPPHINLNELNPAIDLAALPYRIPQRLTDWPAHDGPARAGVNSFGFGGTNAHVLVEEAPAQAPVADGPTTPSVLPISARDEDALRRRVEAVRAELDGVDETGLRDLGYTLARRRQHHAARLDVVYSSADSLRERLDAHLRGEADPRVVADRCRDGGATVWAFSGMGPQWWAMGRELFEAEPVYREAVERCHAEIRDLAGWSLVDELRTPQAETRMGETWLAQPANFAVQVGLAALWRHRGVHPDAIVGHSTGEIAAFHEAGVYSLRDATTIAIHRSRLQQRLTGTGTMLAVALDEDAALERLRGRGDRVSVAAVNGPAAITLAGDEEELRALAAELEAEHVFARQLDVRVPYHSARMDPIKDELLAALAGIRPQEARVPLHLTATEDRARGPELDAEYWWRNVREPVRFRAAVDRLITAGHRTFLEIGPHPVLAHPIRECLADAGVEGIVLPSLRRREDEVEGMLTSLAALHARGAEVDWAPLHPAGRVVALPPYPWARDRYWTEPDAVAQIRLGRVDHPLLGRRLATAEPGWELALDLERSPYLADHRIQGTVVFPAAGYVEMAAQAVRALTGDDRVLLRDLEFRRALFVADGEVGKVQLALSGEDARFTIATPGGDERRAVHASGSAGIGGDGLGDAPDWSALRGADRRRLDRESCYAALDAAGYQYGPAFRAIEQVWLGDDEALARIVPTAQARDAAEHHAHPVLLDACFQTLLVPEVLRDGSGGIGIRLPLSLAELRLDPVGDRPIWVHARITARDAGELVGRLALFAEDGTPLGRIDGFRAGEVERAGSLARRTIDNWLVEPVWQPLPAVEADGASGRWLVLADRGGVGAALAARITAGGGSCHLVRPGPRYRRGDAESELRPGDRADLGRLLDELGADGPDHVLHLWNLDPASIDALGRAEIDAQAELGGYSLIALADVLQQRRRAAELHVVTRGAQAVVPGDVVAPLGAPAWGVGRVLRQQEAVRNRGKLIDLDPGRADSAADAADVLRAVAAPDEDEIAVRGNTFRTARLRPAQDLSTPLPPVLRPDGTYLVTGAFGALGRLLCRTLIKRGARRLVLISRSGVPERVEWGNQHPDSPVGGRVRFVRELEALGAHPEVVGLDITDETALTTWLAEHRRGAPQPIRGVFHLAGNLRDALVADLDREAYRAVHDPKVVGSLLLHRHLRDEPLEHFVLFASIASLLTTAGQTNYAAGNAFLDALAHHRRALGLPALSIDWGPWATGMIEEQGLVEHYRTARGMSSLTPEGGMAVLERILGQRHAQLVVATVVDWPTFLSWYPVAPPLVAELASAADAGDAGETAGFLDVFRAADPALRRDLLTERFTALVAGVLQVPPDSVDGQDGLNALGLDSMLAMELRAQIQAELGVALPVVALLGNTPVRELVQQVHDELAESAGADAGAVAAVEVFRDEHRFPLTQNQKALWFLKQLHPDGFAYNIGGAVEVRTELDPRLLAEAFGTLVARHPSLRANFLLHRGEPVQVIAPEAVPDFAVVDVRGLPWEEVHRRIVAAYRAPYDLERDPLIRFRLFQRAPDRWVLVKAVHHIISDAISTFTFIEELLALYEGLRRGAPVELPPVAASYLDFLNRQNEFLAGPDARRMLEHWRSHLPERIEVLNLPTDKPRPLVQTHNGASEFFALDTELSARVHELAREHNVTPFVVLLSAYYLLLHRYSGQDDLIVGSPVTGRTAPEFGSVYGYFVNPLPLHAHLGGDPAVAELLDRVRTAVLGGLDNQEYPFVLLVEQLGLQHDPSRSAVFQVMFILLHHKVSAEQYGYRLDYVELPEEEGQFDLTLSVYEDEADQRFHCVFKYNTDLFLPATMRRLAGHYTALLDALTAAPPARRIAELPMLDAAEQDRILGEWSGAGREPAVGAPVHELVVAAAREHPDAIAVSHPGTDRRMSYAKLDELSARLARGLRARGVGEGSIVGLCQGKNPELIASVLAVLRAGAAYLPLDPGHPPDRLAAMVRRAGAGVVLADEPVRAVLGTAAELLTPAELAAEGAGAPAGAEVRVALDSPAYVCCTSGSTGLPKAVQVSHRNLASAQASWQREYGLGGDVRVHLQLASPAFDVFTGDLVRALSTGGTLVLVDRDLLFNTALLHRTMVRERVDCAEFVPAVVRGLVEHCESRGARLDFLRVLVVGSDVWKVEEHRRLRELCGPDTRLISSYGVTEATVDSTCFEGSTDGMEPGQPVPIGTPLPNTTCYVLDEHERPVPAGVTGELWLGGAAVATGYRGDPEQTAERFRTLSPGGEPVRCYRTGDLARWDERGVLHLLGRADSQIKVRGHRIELGEVEAHLAAWPQLKRVVVVARPDSGGETALCAYCVPVDGAELDRRGLRRHLAEHLPTFMIPAHLVELPELPLTTSGKVDLDELPAPSAARTHDHEPTTTLFEERMAAHWQALLGLDRVGLHDDFFELGGSSIKLIELIHHVQAEFDITVAVGELFKTTTLHGMAKTVEHVITGRLPGSQPYVRFGEGRGDPLCCFPPVGGHGLVYRQLAGRLPEHELIGFNYLSGDDKIARYADLVEAFQPEGACRLLGYSLGGNLAFEVAGELERRGRRVARVIIVDSYRISAPFEVGDEQLAEFERELAEHLRRHTGTDVVAEETRDQAREYLEFCGRTPNTAVLDAPITVLSDPHNLPIHLTGEEGGWQDRSRRGAEVLRGSGAHADMLDREHVGANADLVREVLAGGAADVA, from the coding sequence ATGGGCACCGAATCCAGCACCCCGCCGCACGAGGACAAGATCGCGATCATCGGGATCGGCTGCCGGTTACCCGGCGGGGCGAGCACCCCCGCGGCGTTCTGGCGGAACCTGGCCGCGGGCAGGGACTGCCTCACGCCCACACCACCCGATCGCTACGACATCGGCACGCTGCGCAGCGGCGATCCCGCCAAGGCCGGCCGCCTGGTCGGCGGCCGCGGCGGCTACGTCGACGGCTTCGACGAGTTCGACCCCGCCTTCTTCGGCATCAGCCCGCGCGAGGCCGCGCACATGGACCCGCAGCAGCGCAAGCTGCTGGAGGTCACCTGGGAGGCGCTGGAGGACGGCGGCCAGCGCCCGGCCGACCTCGCGGGCACCGACGTCGGCGTCTTCATCGGCGCCTTCACCCTCGACTACAAGATCCTGCAGTTCGGCGACCTGGACTTCGGCACCCTCGCCGCGCACACCGCCACCGGCACGATGATGACGATGGTGTCGAACCGCATCTCGCACTGCTTCGACTTCCGCGGCCCCAGCGTCTCGATCGACACCGCGTGCAGCTCCTCGCTGGTGTCCGCGCACCTGGCCTGCCGCAGCCTGCGCAGCGGGGAGAGCGAGCTCGCGGTGGTCGGCGGCACCTCCCTGCAGCTGGCCCCGCAGTACACGATCAGCGAGACCCGCGGCGGCTTCCTGTCCCCCGAAGGGCTGTCCCGCACCTTCGACGCCGCCGCCGACGGGTACGTGCGCTCCGAAGGCGTCGCCGCGGTGGTGCTCAAGCGGCTCGCCGACGCCGAGCGGGACGGCGACCCGATCTACGCGCTCATCACCGGATCCGGCGTGAACCAGGACGGCCGCACCGGCGGCATCACCGTGCCCGACGGGGACCGGCAGGCGGAACTCGTCGAACGGGTCTGCGCCGAAGCGGGCCTGCTGCCGGGCGACCTGCAGTACGTGGAGGCGCACGGCACCTCCACCGCCGTCGGCGACCCCATCGAGGCGAACGCGCTCGGGCGCGCCCTCGCGCACGGGCACCGGGACGGGGACGAGCGCTACGTGGGCTCGGTGAAGACGAACATCGGGCACACCGAGGCCGCCGCCGGCGTCGTCGGCCTGATCAAGGTGGCGCTGGCGGTGCGCGCGGGCCGGATCCCGCCGCACATCAACCTGAACGAGCTCAACCCGGCGATCGACCTGGCGGCGCTGCCGTACCGGATCCCGCAGCGGCTGACCGACTGGCCCGCGCACGACGGGCCCGCCCGCGCCGGGGTCAACTCGTTCGGCTTCGGCGGCACCAACGCGCACGTCCTCGTCGAGGAGGCCCCCGCGCAGGCACCGGTCGCGGACGGGCCCACGACCCCGAGCGTGCTGCCGATCAGCGCCCGCGACGAGGACGCGCTGCGGCGGCGCGTCGAGGCGGTCCGCGCCGAGCTGGACGGCGTCGACGAGACCGGGCTGCGCGACCTCGGCTACACCCTCGCCCGGCGCCGCCAGCACCACGCGGCCCGGCTCGACGTCGTGTACTCGTCCGCGGACTCGCTGCGCGAACGGCTGGACGCGCACCTGCGCGGCGAAGCGGACCCCCGGGTGGTCGCCGACCGCTGCCGGGACGGCGGCGCAACGGTGTGGGCGTTCAGCGGCATGGGCCCGCAGTGGTGGGCGATGGGGCGGGAGCTGTTCGAGGCCGAACCGGTGTACCGGGAGGCCGTGGAACGCTGCCACGCCGAGATCCGCGACCTCGCCGGGTGGTCGCTCGTCGACGAACTCCGCACGCCGCAAGCGGAAACGCGGATGGGGGAGACCTGGCTGGCCCAGCCCGCGAACTTCGCCGTGCAGGTCGGGCTGGCCGCGCTGTGGCGGCATCGCGGGGTGCACCCGGACGCGATCGTCGGGCACAGCACCGGTGAGATCGCCGCCTTCCACGAAGCCGGGGTGTACTCGCTGCGGGACGCCACCACCATCGCGATCCACCGCAGCAGGCTGCAGCAGCGGCTCACCGGCACCGGGACGATGCTCGCGGTCGCGCTCGACGAGGACGCGGCGCTGGAGCGGCTGCGGGGCCGCGGCGACCGCGTCTCGGTGGCCGCCGTCAACGGCCCGGCCGCGATCACGCTGGCCGGGGACGAGGAGGAGTTGCGCGCGCTCGCCGCCGAGCTGGAGGCCGAGCACGTCTTCGCCCGGCAGCTGGACGTCCGGGTGCCGTACCACAGCGCGCGGATGGATCCGATCAAGGACGAGCTGCTGGCCGCGCTGGCCGGGATCCGCCCGCAGGAGGCGCGCGTCCCGCTGCACCTGACCGCGACGGAGGACCGGGCGCGCGGGCCCGAGCTGGACGCCGAGTACTGGTGGCGCAACGTCCGCGAACCCGTCCGCTTCCGCGCCGCCGTCGACCGGCTGATCACCGCCGGGCACCGCACCTTCCTGGAGATCGGCCCGCATCCGGTGCTCGCCCACCCGATCCGGGAATGCCTGGCGGACGCCGGGGTCGAGGGCATCGTGCTGCCGTCGCTCCGGCGCCGCGAGGACGAGGTCGAAGGCATGCTCACCTCGCTCGCCGCGCTGCACGCCAGGGGCGCCGAGGTCGACTGGGCCCCGCTGCACCCGGCCGGGCGGGTCGTCGCGCTGCCGCCGTACCCGTGGGCGCGGGACCGCTACTGGACCGAACCCGACGCGGTCGCGCAGATCCGGCTCGGGCGGGTCGACCACCCGCTGCTCGGCAGGCGCCTGGCCACCGCCGAACCGGGGTGGGAGCTCGCGCTCGACCTCGAACGGTCGCCGTACCTGGCCGACCACCGCATCCAGGGGACCGTCGTGTTCCCCGCCGCCGGGTACGTCGAGATGGCCGCGCAAGCCGTCCGCGCCCTCACCGGCGACGACAGGGTGCTGCTGCGCGACCTGGAGTTCCGCCGGGCGCTGTTCGTCGCCGACGGCGAGGTGGGCAAGGTCCAGCTCGCGCTGTCCGGGGAGGACGCCCGGTTCACCATCGCGACCCCGGGTGGCGACGAGCGGCGCGCGGTGCACGCGAGCGGCTCCGCCGGTATCGGCGGTGACGGGCTCGGCGACGCCCCGGACTGGTCCGCGCTGCGCGGCGCCGACCGGCGCCGCCTGGACCGGGAGTCCTGCTACGCGGCGCTGGACGCGGCCGGCTACCAGTACGGCCCCGCGTTCCGGGCGATCGAGCAGGTGTGGCTCGGCGACGACGAAGCGCTGGCCCGGATCGTGCCCACCGCGCAGGCCCGCGACGCGGCCGAGCACCACGCGCACCCCGTGCTGCTGGACGCCTGCTTCCAGACCCTGCTGGTGCCCGAAGTGCTGCGCGACGGCAGCGGCGGCATCGGGATCCGGCTGCCGCTGTCGCTGGCGGAGCTACGGCTCGACCCGGTCGGGGACCGGCCGATCTGGGTGCACGCGCGGATCACCGCGCGCGACGCCGGCGAACTCGTCGGGCGGCTCGCGCTGTTCGCCGAGGACGGGACCCCGCTGGGCCGCATCGACGGCTTCCGCGCGGGCGAGGTGGAGCGGGCGGGCTCGCTGGCCCGCCGCACCATCGACAACTGGCTGGTCGAACCGGTGTGGCAGCCGCTGCCCGCGGTGGAGGCGGACGGTGCGAGCGGCCGCTGGCTGGTGCTCGCCGACCGGGGCGGCGTCGGCGCCGCGCTCGCCGCCCGCATCACCGCGGGCGGCGGCAGCTGCCACCTGGTGCGTCCCGGGCCGCGGTACCGGCGCGGGGACGCGGAATCCGAGTTGCGGCCAGGGGACCGCGCCGACCTGGGGCGGTTGCTCGACGAACTCGGCGCGGACGGCCCCGACCACGTGCTGCACCTGTGGAACCTGGACCCGGCGTCGATCGACGCGCTGGGCCGCGCCGAGATCGACGCGCAGGCCGAGCTCGGCGGCTACTCGCTCATCGCGCTCGCCGACGTGCTGCAGCAGCGGCGCCGCGCGGCGGAGCTGCACGTGGTGACCAGGGGAGCGCAGGCCGTCGTCCCCGGGGACGTGGTCGCCCCGCTGGGCGCCCCGGCGTGGGGCGTCGGGCGCGTGCTGCGCCAGCAGGAGGCGGTGCGCAACCGCGGCAAGCTGATCGACCTCGACCCGGGCCGCGCCGACTCCGCCGCGGACGCCGCGGATGTCCTGCGCGCCGTCGCCGCACCCGACGAGGACGAGATCGCGGTGCGCGGCAACACGTTCCGCACCGCCCGGCTGCGCCCCGCGCAGGACCTGTCGACGCCGCTGCCACCCGTGCTGCGGCCGGACGGCACCTACCTGGTCACCGGCGCGTTCGGCGCCCTCGGCCGGTTGCTGTGCCGCACCCTAATCAAGCGGGGCGCGCGGCGGCTGGTGCTGATCAGCCGCTCCGGGGTGCCGGAGCGCGTCGAGTGGGGGAACCAGCACCCGGACTCCCCGGTGGGCGGCCGCGTCCGCTTCGTCCGCGAACTGGAAGCGCTCGGCGCGCACCCCGAGGTCGTCGGCCTCGACATCACCGACGAGACCGCGCTGACCACCTGGCTCGCCGAGCACCGGCGCGGTGCACCGCAGCCGATCCGCGGGGTGTTCCACCTCGCCGGGAACCTGCGCGACGCGCTGGTGGCCGACCTGGACCGCGAGGCCTACCGCGCGGTGCACGACCCCAAGGTCGTCGGCTCGCTGCTGCTGCACCGGCACCTGCGGGACGAGCCGCTGGAGCACTTCGTGCTGTTCGCCTCGATCGCGTCGCTGCTGACCACCGCGGGGCAGACGAACTACGCGGCGGGCAACGCCTTCCTCGACGCGCTCGCCCACCACCGGCGCGCGCTCGGGCTGCCCGCGCTCAGCATCGACTGGGGTCCGTGGGCCACCGGCATGATCGAGGAGCAGGGCCTCGTCGAGCACTACCGGACCGCGCGCGGCATGAGCTCGCTGACGCCCGAGGGCGGCATGGCGGTGCTGGAGCGGATCCTCGGGCAGCGCCACGCCCAGCTGGTGGTCGCCACCGTCGTCGACTGGCCCACCTTCCTGTCCTGGTACCCGGTCGCGCCGCCGCTGGTCGCCGAGCTCGCGTCCGCCGCCGACGCCGGGGACGCGGGCGAGACCGCGGGGTTCCTCGACGTCTTCCGCGCCGCCGACCCCGCGCTGCGCCGCGACCTGCTCACCGAGCGCTTCACAGCGCTGGTCGCCGGCGTGCTGCAGGTGCCGCCGGACTCGGTGGACGGGCAGGACGGGCTCAACGCGCTCGGCCTGGACTCGATGCTCGCGATGGAGCTGCGCGCGCAGATCCAGGCGGAGCTCGGCGTGGCGCTGCCGGTCGTCGCGCTGCTCGGCAACACCCCGGTGCGCGAACTGGTCCAGCAGGTCCACGACGAGCTCGCGGAGTCCGCGGGCGCGGACGCGGGCGCGGTGGCGGCCGTGGAGGTCTTCCGCGACGAGCACCGCTTCCCGCTCACCCAGAACCAGAAGGCGCTGTGGTTCCTCAAGCAGCTGCACCCCGACGGCTTCGCCTACAACATCGGCGGCGCCGTCGAGGTCCGCACCGAACTGGACCCGCGGCTGCTGGCCGAGGCGTTCGGCACCCTGGTGGCCCGGCACCCGAGCCTGCGCGCCAACTTCCTGCTGCACCGCGGCGAACCGGTGCAGGTGATCGCGCCGGAGGCGGTGCCGGACTTCGCGGTCGTCGACGTGCGCGGCCTGCCCTGGGAGGAGGTGCACCGGCGGATCGTCGCGGCCTACCGCGCGCCCTACGACCTCGAACGCGATCCGCTGATCCGGTTCCGCCTGTTCCAGCGCGCGCCGGACCGCTGGGTGCTGGTGAAGGCCGTGCACCACATCATCTCGGACGCGATCTCGACGTTCACCTTCATCGAGGAACTGCTGGCCCTGTACGAAGGACTGCGGCGCGGTGCACCCGTCGAGCTGCCGCCGGTGGCCGCGAGCTACCTGGACTTCCTCAACCGGCAGAACGAGTTCCTGGCCGGGCCCGACGCGCGGCGGATGCTGGAGCACTGGCGCTCCCACCTGCCGGAGCGGATCGAGGTGCTGAACCTGCCGACGGACAAGCCGCGCCCGCTGGTGCAGACGCACAACGGGGCCTCGGAGTTCTTCGCGCTGGACACCGAGCTCAGCGCCCGGGTGCACGAACTGGCGCGGGAGCACAACGTCACCCCGTTCGTGGTGCTGCTCAGCGCCTACTACCTGCTGCTGCACCGGTACTCCGGCCAGGACGACCTCATCGTCGGCAGCCCGGTCACCGGCCGCACCGCGCCCGAGTTCGGCTCGGTGTACGGCTACTTCGTCAACCCGCTGCCGCTGCACGCGCACCTCGGCGGCGACCCGGCGGTGGCCGAACTGCTGGACCGGGTCCGCACCGCAGTGCTGGGCGGGCTGGACAACCAGGAGTACCCGTTCGTGCTGCTGGTCGAGCAGCTCGGGTTGCAGCACGACCCGAGCCGCTCGGCGGTGTTCCAGGTGATGTTCATCCTGCTGCACCACAAGGTCTCCGCCGAGCAGTACGGCTACCGGCTCGACTACGTGGAGCTGCCCGAGGAGGAGGGCCAGTTCGACCTGACGCTGTCGGTGTACGAGGACGAAGCCGACCAGCGCTTCCACTGCGTGTTCAAGTACAACACCGACCTGTTCCTGCCCGCGACGATGCGGCGGCTGGCCGGGCACTACACGGCGCTGCTCGACGCGCTCACCGCGGCACCGCCCGCGCGGCGCATCGCGGAGCTGCCGATGCTCGACGCGGCCGAGCAGGACCGGATCCTCGGCGAGTGGAGCGGCGCGGGCCGCGAACCGGCCGTCGGCGCACCCGTGCACGAGCTGGTCGTCGCCGCCGCCCGCGAGCACCCGGACGCGATCGCGGTCTCGCACCCGGGGACCGACCGGCGGATGAGCTACGCCAAACTGGACGAGCTGTCCGCCCGGCTGGCGCGCGGGCTGCGGGCGCGCGGCGTCGGCGAGGGCTCGATCGTGGGGCTGTGCCAGGGGAAGAACCCGGAGCTGATCGCCTCGGTGCTGGCGGTGCTGCGCGCCGGCGCCGCCTACCTGCCGCTGGACCCGGGGCACCCGCCGGATCGGCTCGCGGCGATGGTGCGGCGGGCCGGGGCGGGCGTGGTGCTCGCCGACGAGCCGGTGCGGGCGGTGCTCGGGACGGCGGCGGAGCTGCTGACCCCGGCGGAACTCGCGGCGGAGGGCGCCGGCGCGCCCGCGGGCGCGGAGGTCCGGGTCGCGCTCGACTCGCCCGCCTACGTCTGCTGCACCTCCGGTTCCACCGGCCTGCCGAAGGCGGTGCAGGTCAGCCACCGCAACCTCGCCTCCGCGCAGGCGTCCTGGCAGCGCGAGTACGGCCTCGGCGGGGACGTGCGGGTGCACCTGCAGCTCGCCAGCCCGGCCTTCGACGTGTTCACCGGCGACCTGGTGCGGGCGTTGAGCACCGGCGGGACCCTGGTGCTCGTCGACCGGGACCTGCTGTTCAACACCGCGCTGCTGCACCGGACGATGGTCCGGGAACGGGTGGACTGCGCCGAGTTCGTGCCCGCGGTGGTGCGCGGACTGGTGGAGCACTGCGAATCCCGCGGCGCGCGGCTGGACTTCCTGCGGGTGCTGGTCGTCGGCTCCGACGTGTGGAAGGTCGAGGAGCACCGGCGGCTGCGCGAGCTGTGCGGCCCGGACACCCGGCTGATCAGCTCCTACGGGGTCACCGAGGCCACGGTGGACAGCACCTGCTTCGAAGGGTCCACCGACGGGATGGAACCCGGGCAGCCGGTGCCGATCGGCACGCCGCTGCCGAACACCACCTGCTACGTGCTCGACGAGCACGAGCGGCCGGTGCCCGCGGGCGTCACCGGGGAGCTGTGGCTCGGCGGGGCCGCGGTCGCCACCGGCTACCGGGGCGACCCCGAGCAGACCGCCGAGCGGTTCCGCACCCTGTCCCCGGGCGGGGAGCCGGTGCGCTGCTACCGCACCGGTGACCTGGCGCGCTGGGACGAGCGGGGCGTGCTGCACCTGCTGGGGCGGGCCGATTCGCAGATCAAGGTGCGCGGGCACCGGATCGAGCTCGGCGAGGTCGAAGCGCACCTGGCCGCCTGGCCGCAGCTCAAGCGGGTCGTGGTGGTGGCGCGCCCGGACTCCGGCGGGGAGACCGCGCTGTGCGCCTACTGCGTGCCGGTCGACGGCGCGGAGCTGGACCGGCGCGGCCTGCGCCGCCACCTGGCCGAGCACCTGCCCACGTTCATGATCCCGGCGCACCTGGTGGAACTGCCGGAACTGCCGCTGACGACGAGCGGCAAGGTCGACCTCGACGAGCTGCCCGCCCCGTCGGCCGCGCGGACCCACGACCACGAACCGACCACGACGCTGTTCGAGGAGCGGATGGCCGCGCACTGGCAGGCCCTGCTCGGTCTGGACCGGGTCGGGCTGCACGACGACTTCTTCGAGCTGGGCGGCAGTTCCATCAAGCTGATCGAGCTGATCCACCACGTGCAGGCCGAGTTCGACATCACCGTCGCGGTCGGCGAGCTGTTCAAGACCACGACGTTGCACGGGATGGCCAAGACCGTCGAGCACGTGATCACCGGGCGGTTGCCGGGATCCCAGCCGTACGTGCGGTTCGGGGAGGGGCGCGGCGATCCGCTGTGCTGCTTCCCGCCGGTCGGCGGGCACGGGCTGGTGTACCGCCAGCTCGCCGGGCGGCTTCCCGAGCACGAGCTGATCGGGTTCAACTACCTCAGCGGGGACGACAAGATCGCCCGCTACGCGGACCTGGTCGAGGCGTTCCAGCCGGAGGGCGCCTGCCGGCTGCTGGGCTACTCGCTGGGCGGGAACCTGGCCTTCGAGGTCGCGGGCGAGCTGGAGCGGCGGGGCAGGCGAGTCGCCCGCGTGATCATCGTCGACTCCTACCGGATCTCGGCCCCGTTCGAGGTGGGCGACGAACAGCTCGCCGAGTTCGAGCGGGAGCTCGCCGAACACCTGCGCAGGCACACCGGCACCGACGTGGTCGCCGAGGAGACCCGCGACCAGGCCCGGGAGTACCTGGAGTTCTGCGGCCGCACCCCGAACACCGCGGTGCTGGACGCGCCGATCACGGTGCTCAGCGACCCGCACAACCTCCCGATCCACCTCACCGGTGAGGAGGGCGGCTGGCAGGACCGCTCGCGGCGCGGAGCCGAGGTGCTGCGCGGATCCGGGGCGCACGCGGACATGCTCGACCGCGAGCACGTCGGCGCGAACGCGGACCTGGTGCGCGAGGTCCTCGCCGGGGGTGCGGCCGATGTCGCCTGA